In Castanea sativa cultivar Marrone di Chiusa Pesio chromosome 6, ASM4071231v1, a single window of DNA contains:
- the LOC142638218 gene encoding uncharacterized protein LOC142638218 — protein sequence MGHSEAEKIQEKLNPDWEKAFNQYENVISSGTEAMRIKATVKLAHFCKYAPQSILARTIPILAEILSKVPSNNSSQPIQEAAVYCLKCIACRGDGGLVIEIGQSGAIVSILRLLSHSDNGFERVMIKCLWVLVNFGKINREIVARNGLEVIINMLNLCTDGTRRYLLEILSALTLLREVRRVLTSLGGICFLVEAARCGSMVSRERACQAIGLLGVTRRVRRMLVELGVIPVLVELFQDGDSTTKLVAGNSLGVISAHIDYIRPVAQAGAIPLYAKLLQGPDPSGKEIAEDAFCILAVAEMNAVEIAEHLVGILKEGDDAAKAAAADVLWDLSGYKHSVSVVQNSGAIPLLVELLRDGNSEVREKVSGAIAQLSYDEEDRVALANAGIIPLLIELLHDDSVELRDNAAEALISFSEDPLHCDRISEAIDFPSFQNMHNRLTRNHASDENMVRSLRRMSIEQLTWNPDLV from the coding sequence ATGGGTCACTCAGAGGCTgagaaaatccaagaaaaattaAACCCAGATTGGGAAAAAGCATTCAATCAGTATGAAAATGTAATATCTTCTGGAACTGAGGCTATGAGAATAAAAGCCACAGTAAAGTTAGCCCATTTCTGTAAATATGCCCCACAAAGTATATTAGCTCGTACCATACCTATCCTAGCTGAAATTCTTAGCAAAGTGCCTTCTAATAATTCAAGTCAGCCTATCCAGGAAGCTGCTGTATATTGCTTAAAATGTATTGCTTGTAGAGGTGATGGTGGGTTGGTAATAGAGATAGGCCAATCCGGTGCTATAGTGTCTATTCTAAGGTTATTGTCACATTCTGATAATGGTTTTGAGAGGGTCATGATAAAGTGTTTGTGGGTTCTTGtcaattttggaaaaataaatcGTGAGATTGTAGCTAGAAATGGACTTGAAGTTATCATAAATATGCTAAATTTGTGCACGGATGGTACTAGGAGGTATTTGTTGGAGATTCTGAGTGCATTGACATTGTTGAGAGAGGTTAGGAGAGTACTTACAAGTTTAGGAGGCATTTGCTTTCTTGTTGAGGCGGCTAGGTGTGGTAGCATGGTCTCTAGGGAAAGAGCTTGTCAAGCAATTGGGTTGCTTGGAGTTACAAGACGTGTGAGGCGTATGCTTGTTGAATTGGGTGTGATACCAGTGCTTGTTGAGTTGTTCCAAGATGGGGATAGTACAACAAAACTTGTAGCGGGTAATTCTCTTGGTGTGATCTCTGCTCACATTGATTACATTAGACCTGTTGCTCAAGCTGGGGCAATACCATTATATGCTAAACTTCTTCAGGGACCAGACCCTAGTGGTAAGGAAATTGCAGAGGATGCGTTTTGTATATTAGCTGTTGCGGAAATGAATGCAGTTGAGATTGCTGAGCACTTGGTAGGGATTCTTAAAGAAGGTGATGATGCAGCAAAAGCTGCGGCTGCTGATGTTTTGTGGGATCTCTCAGGTTACAAGCACTCTGTGTCTGTTGTGCAAAACTCAGGTGCAATTCCACTTCTAGTTGAGCTTTTGAGAGACGGGAATAGTGAAGTTAGGGAAAAGGTGTCTGGGGCTATTGCCCAGTTGAGTTATGATGAGGAAGATCGGGTGGCACTTGCAAATGCAGGGATAATCCCACTTCTGATTGAATTGTTACATGACGACTCTGTGGAACTGAGGGATAATGCTGCAGAGGCTCTTATCAGTTTCTCTGAAGATCCATTGCACTGTGATAGAATATCTGAAGCAATTGATTTTCCTTCTTTCCAGAATATGCACAATAGATTAACTCGGAATCATGCTTCTGATGAGAATATGGTTAGATCTTTGAGGCGGATGAGCATTGAACAGCTTACTTGGAACCCAGATCTTGTCTAA